In Pseudomonas saudiphocaensis, one DNA window encodes the following:
- the gspG gene encoding type II secretion system major pseudopilin GspG: MTTKKQRGFTLIEIMVVVVILGILAALVVPQVMNRPDQAKVTVAKGDIKAIAAALDMYKLDNFNYPSTQQGLNALVEKPSGSPQPRNWNRDGYLKRVPKDPWGNDYQYLSPGTQGPFDLYSLGADGKQGGNDLNADIGNWDL, encoded by the coding sequence ATGACGACGAAGAAACAGAGGGGCTTTACGCTCATTGAAATCATGGTGGTGGTGGTGATTCTGGGCATCCTGGCTGCACTGGTGGTGCCACAGGTGATGAACCGCCCGGATCAGGCCAAGGTCACCGTAGCCAAGGGCGATATCAAGGCCATTGCCGCGGCGCTGGATATGTACAAGCTGGACAACTTCAACTACCCCAGCACCCAGCAGGGCCTCAATGCGCTGGTGGAGAAGCCCAGTGGCAGCCCGCAGCCGCGCAACTGGAACCGCGACGGCTACCTCAAGCGCGTACCCAAGGATCCCTGGGGCAACGATTACCAGTACCTGTCGCCAGGCACCCAGGGCCCGTTCGATCTCTACTCGCTGGGCGCTGATGGTAAGCAGGGCGGTAACGACCTGAACGCGGATATCGGCAACTGGGATCTGTAA
- the gspH gene encoding type II secretion system minor pseudopilin GspH, producing the protein MRSRRAGFTLVELLVVIVILGGLVGLAVLATGGSGSSREVRDEAQRLASLLGLMVDEAVLDSREYGMLIEPQGYRLLHYEEARGRWLESDRRQAHKVPEWMRLELELDGTPLRLVAPVKREDDNPGLSREGDRERRDEPRLEPQLLLLSSGELSPFTLRILDSRTAEGGWQVSSDGFRMPRAEPLDARR; encoded by the coding sequence CTGCGATCGCGGCGGGCTGGCTTCACCCTGGTCGAGCTGCTGGTGGTGATCGTCATTCTCGGCGGGCTGGTGGGCCTGGCAGTACTGGCCACGGGCGGCTCCGGTTCGTCTCGGGAAGTCCGCGATGAAGCCCAGCGGCTGGCGAGCCTGCTTGGCCTGATGGTTGATGAAGCGGTGCTCGACAGCCGCGAATACGGAATGCTGATCGAGCCTCAGGGTTATCGGCTGTTGCACTACGAGGAAGCCCGCGGGCGCTGGCTGGAAAGCGATCGGCGCCAGGCTCACAAGGTGCCCGAATGGATGCGTCTTGAGCTTGAGCTCGATGGCACGCCGTTGCGGCTGGTGGCGCCAGTCAAACGCGAAGACGATAACCCCGGCCTGTCCCGCGAGGGGGATCGCGAGCGTCGCGATGAGCCCCGGTTGGAGCCGCAGCTGCTGTTGCTATCCAGTGGCGAGCTGTCGCCTTTTACCCTGCGCATCCTTGATTCGCGGACCGCTGAGGGAGGCTGGCAGGTCAGCAGCGACGGTTTCCGCATGCCTCGCGCCGAACCGCTGGATGCGCGCCGATGA
- the gspI gene encoding type II secretion system minor pseudopilin GspI, protein MKQARGFTLLEVMVALAIFALVAAVVLTAAGRSVANAGRLESLTLAGWIADNRLTELQLQQPPPAIGREERELVFGGRQWQTLSAVETSGTPGLLRVTVWVAPVEPASSREPIAERALTSLSGFIGTAF, encoded by the coding sequence ATGAAGCAGGCGCGTGGCTTCACCCTGCTTGAGGTGATGGTGGCGCTGGCCATCTTCGCCCTGGTCGCCGCGGTGGTGCTGACTGCCGCCGGCCGCAGCGTGGCCAATGCCGGCCGCTTGGAAAGCCTGACCCTGGCCGGCTGGATTGCCGATAACCGCCTCACCGAACTGCAATTGCAGCAACCGCCTCCGGCCATTGGCCGCGAGGAGCGTGAGCTGGTATTCGGTGGGCGCCAATGGCAAACGCTTAGCGCCGTCGAGACCAGCGGCACGCCCGGCTTGCTGCGTGTCACCGTGTGGGTCGCGCCTGTGGAGCCTGCCAGCTCACGCGAGCCGATTGCCGAGCGTGCGCTGACCAGCCTCAGCGGCTTTATCGGGACGGCTTTCTGA
- the gspJ gene encoding type II secretion system minor pseudopilin GspJ, with amino-acid sequence MMRRAQTGFTLLELLIAIALFALLGLATYRMLEAVLRSDEVVRAQEAQLRELGRALWSLERDLLQAVPRPIRDGYGDESNAFIGQLASTEESVAFELTRSGWRNPTGLPRANLQRVRWRLSGDNLERLYWVVLDRDIESLPRVQRVLQGISEWRLRYLDGDNVWHEEWPPFSFGRSDPEQQARSLPAAVEVSFEHPRFGNISRLLRLPENAAPPAFFQPVENPDGEAAGQGQAPTPEPQP; translated from the coding sequence ATGATGCGTCGTGCCCAGACTGGCTTCACCCTGCTTGAACTGCTGATCGCCATTGCGCTGTTTGCGCTGCTGGGCCTGGCCACCTATCGCATGCTCGAAGCGGTGCTGCGCAGCGACGAGGTGGTGCGTGCCCAGGAAGCGCAGTTGCGCGAGCTCGGGCGGGCACTCTGGAGCCTGGAACGGGATCTGCTCCAGGCCGTGCCGCGCCCCATTCGTGACGGCTATGGCGATGAGAGCAACGCCTTTATCGGCCAGCTGGCCAGCACCGAGGAAAGCGTAGCCTTCGAGCTGACCCGCAGCGGCTGGCGCAACCCCACCGGCTTGCCTCGGGCCAATCTGCAGCGGGTGCGCTGGCGGCTTAGCGGCGACAACCTGGAGCGGCTCTATTGGGTGGTGCTCGACCGCGACATCGAAAGCCTGCCGCGTGTACAGCGGGTACTGCAGGGGATATCCGAATGGCGCCTGCGTTATCTGGACGGCGACAACGTCTGGCATGAGGAGTGGCCGCCGTTCTCTTTTGGCCGCAGCGATCCCGAACAGCAGGCTCGAAGTCTGCCCGCGGCGGTCGAGGTGTCCTTCGAGCACCCGCGCTTCGGCAATATCAGCCGTCTGTTGCGCCTGCCGGAAAATGCGGCGCCGCCAGCGTTCTTCCAGCCGGTAGAGAACCCGGATGGCGAGGCGGCTGGCCAAGGCCAGGCGCCCACGCCGGAGCCGCAACCATGA
- the gspK gene encoding type II secretion system minor pseudopilin GspK: MRAERGVALITVLLVVALVTVVCASMIARQQLSIRATSNQLQVRQAWHYALGGEALAQSILRRDAQAAGTGAQPPVDHLGEAWARPQPVYDLDDGQGQIQLRIEDLSGRFNLNSLVQDGLPNEAAQAQFSRLLQRLEITEPYAERLLDWLDRDQQPSGETGAEDNAYLLLDPPYRTSGRSLEDISELRLLLGMRDEDFQRLAPHVSVLPAGTPLNVNTAGALVLSSLADNLSIGAAEALVQARGSEGFRDVATFMAQPAFTAVQLQNPRLAVTSQYFQAISEVRLGDRRLALVSLLQREGEGEVRVLQRNLGQPPRLPRQTDDGDR; encoded by the coding sequence ATGAGGGCGGAACGTGGCGTTGCGCTGATTACCGTGCTGCTGGTGGTGGCGCTGGTCACCGTGGTCTGCGCCAGCATGATCGCGCGCCAGCAGCTGTCCATCCGCGCCACCAGCAATCAGCTGCAGGTGCGCCAGGCCTGGCACTACGCGCTGGGTGGCGAGGCGCTGGCGCAGTCGATCCTGCGTCGCGACGCGCAAGCGGCCGGAACTGGCGCGCAACCGCCAGTGGATCACCTGGGCGAAGCCTGGGCGCGGCCACAACCCGTCTATGATCTGGATGACGGCCAGGGGCAAATCCAGCTGCGCATCGAGGATTTGAGCGGGCGTTTCAACCTCAACAGTCTGGTTCAGGACGGCCTGCCTAATGAGGCCGCCCAGGCGCAGTTCAGCCGACTGCTGCAACGCCTGGAAATCACCGAACCCTATGCCGAGCGCCTGCTCGATTGGCTTGATCGGGATCAGCAGCCCAGCGGCGAAACAGGTGCCGAAGACAATGCCTATCTGCTACTCGACCCGCCCTATCGCACCTCTGGCCGAAGCCTGGAAGACATCTCCGAGCTGCGGTTGCTGCTGGGCATGCGTGACGAGGATTTTCAGCGTCTGGCGCCCCATGTCAGCGTGTTGCCGGCAGGCACTCCGCTGAACGTCAATACTGCGGGTGCGCTGGTGTTGTCCAGCCTGGCAGACAACCTCAGCATCGGTGCTGCCGAGGCCCTGGTGCAGGCCCGCGGCAGCGAAGGGTTTCGCGATGTGGCGACCTTTATGGCGCAACCGGCGTTTACCGCTGTCCAACTGCAAAACCCCCGCCTGGCGGTGACCAGTCAGTATTTCCAGGCCATCAGCGAGGTGCGCCTGGGCGACCGGCGCCTGGCGCTGGTGAGCCTGTTGCAGCGAGAAGGCGAGGGTGAGGTGCGAGTGCTGCAGCGCAATCTGGGACAGCCGCCGAGGCTGCCTCGTCAAACCGATGATGGAGATCGATAG